A stretch of the bacterium genome encodes the following:
- a CDS encoding ferrous iron transport protein A, translating into MGSRCQLIEIEDPSDNLLRLMEMGLVPGTNVVIERTAPLNSPYSLRLPGCTLAVRREDAKHLVVSPLPDTSE; encoded by the coding sequence GTGGGCAGTCGATGTCAGTTAATTGAGATTGAAGATCCCTCGGACAACCTGCTCCGGCTGATGGAAATGGGGCTGGTGCCGGGGACGAATGTTGTGATTGAGCGGACGGCGCCCTTAAATAGTCCGTATAGCCTCCGTCTGCCGGGCTGCACATTGGCCGTCCGCCGCGAGGACGCCAAGCATCTTGTGGTTTCGCCGCTTCCCGACACTTCCGAATGA
- the feoB gene encoding ferrous iron transport protein B, translating into MTVSPRPEVQTPTQTRRLIAIAGNPNSGKTTLFNRLTGARQKVGNYPGVTVERKTGSITLASGEVIDLVDLPGSYSVAARSPEEQISHDVLSGVSQGLRRPDAVVVVLDATNLRRNLYLATQLRDMGMPLVVALNMMDLARERGFQIDPAKLATAIGCPVIPIVARSGEGVEQLLASLELSQRVSEPSGTIPRFIDKLPDTLEAPVQELSEGLIQSKLTDAEHARAEALWLLISTLDGDEAVKIPPTKAALTKRVLNRYELTTREVRAIETSGRYQYLKDLMVLSAAVELDRPHRITELLDRVLLHRLFGPLVFLGTMAFVFQSIFSWAEPAMGLTEELIGGLSNGIGSLLPEGLFRSMVVDGAVAGFGNVVVFLPQILLLFFFIGILEDSGYMARAAFLMDRIMSKVGLDGRAFVPLLSSFACAIPGIMATRTIASRKDRLVTILVAPLMSCSARLPVYTLIIGTVFAANHRVLGVFTVGGLVLMSMYLLSVFAGIGIAALFKQTILRSPPPPLYLELPTYKWPSLRSVVINLLDRAKLFVVRAGTVILAATVVLWALMNVQVKETDAAPFERARAQVEANTRLDRSAQDAAIAEIDARESSLRLEHSLGGQIGKFIEPVLKPLGFDWRMGVGILASFAAREVFVSSLAVVHGVTYSEENDVTLCETLRTARSDSGTLIYTPLVGLALMVFFVLACQCMSTVAIVRRETNSWRWPAFMVTYMSILAWLGAFATYQGGRLLGYH; encoded by the coding sequence ATGACCGTAAGTCCACGCCCTGAAGTTCAGACGCCGACGCAAACACGTCGGCTTATTGCTATTGCGGGTAACCCGAACTCGGGGAAGACGACGCTGTTCAACCGGTTGACGGGAGCACGGCAGAAGGTTGGCAACTATCCCGGAGTGACGGTCGAGCGCAAAACGGGCAGCATCACGTTAGCCTCCGGTGAAGTGATAGACCTTGTGGATTTGCCGGGCAGCTACAGTGTTGCGGCGCGCTCGCCGGAGGAGCAGATTTCGCACGACGTATTGTCGGGAGTGAGTCAGGGACTGCGGCGACCGGACGCGGTGGTGGTGGTATTGGATGCGACAAACTTGCGGCGCAATCTGTATTTGGCGACTCAGTTGCGCGACATGGGCATGCCGCTGGTGGTTGCGTTAAATATGATGGATTTGGCGCGCGAGCGCGGGTTTCAAATTGACCCCGCGAAACTTGCGACTGCCATTGGCTGTCCGGTGATACCGATTGTGGCGCGGTCGGGTGAAGGAGTGGAGCAGCTATTAGCCAGTCTGGAACTTTCTCAGCGCGTCAGCGAGCCAAGCGGCACAATTCCTCGGTTCATTGATAAGCTGCCCGACACGTTGGAGGCGCCGGTTCAGGAACTTAGCGAGGGGTTGATTCAAAGCAAACTAACGGACGCAGAGCACGCACGTGCGGAAGCTCTGTGGCTGCTGATTTCCACTTTGGACGGTGACGAAGCGGTGAAGATTCCACCGACCAAGGCCGCGCTGACGAAGCGGGTGCTCAACCGGTATGAATTGACCACGCGGGAAGTGCGGGCGATTGAAACGAGCGGCCGCTACCAATATTTGAAAGATTTGATGGTGCTGTCGGCAGCCGTAGAGTTGGACCGCCCGCACCGGATTACGGAACTGCTCGACCGAGTTTTGCTGCACCGGCTGTTCGGCCCGCTGGTGTTTCTGGGGACGATGGCCTTTGTGTTTCAGTCGATATTTTCGTGGGCCGAACCGGCGATGGGGCTGACCGAAGAGCTGATTGGCGGGTTGTCGAACGGCATTGGAAGTCTGCTGCCGGAGGGTTTGTTCAGGAGTATGGTGGTGGACGGCGCGGTGGCTGGATTCGGGAATGTGGTGGTGTTTCTGCCGCAGATACTGCTGCTGTTTTTCTTTATCGGAATACTGGAAGACTCCGGCTATATGGCGCGCGCGGCGTTTCTGATGGACCGTATCATGTCGAAAGTCGGTTTGGACGGACGCGCCTTCGTGCCGTTGCTGTCGAGTTTCGCGTGCGCAATACCGGGGATTATGGCAACGCGAACGATTGCCTCGCGCAAGGACCGGCTGGTGACCATTCTGGTCGCACCGTTGATGTCATGCAGTGCGCGCCTGCCGGTCTATACTTTGATTATCGGGACGGTGTTCGCGGCGAATCACCGGGTGCTGGGCGTGTTCACGGTGGGTGGACTTGTGCTGATGAGCATGTATTTGCTCTCGGTGTTTGCCGGCATCGGGATTGCGGCGCTGTTTAAGCAGACGATTCTCAGGAGTCCGCCGCCGCCGTTGTATTTGGAATTGCCGACCTATAAGTGGCCGTCTTTGCGTTCAGTAGTGATCAATCTGCTGGATCGCGCAAAGCTGTTTGTGGTGCGGGCGGGGACTGTGATTCTGGCGGCGACTGTGGTGCTGTGGGCACTGATGAATGTGCAGGTGAAGGAGACGGATGCGGCTCCTTTTGAGCGGGCGCGAGCACAGGTTGAGGCGAACACCCGCTTGGACCGCTCGGCGCAGGATGCGGCCATTGCCGAGATTGACGCGCGGGAGTCTTCGCTGCGGCTTGAGCATTCGCTGGGCGGACAGATCGGCAAATTCATCGAACCGGTGCTGAAGCCGCTCGGCTTTGACTGGAGGATGGGTGTGGGAATTCTGGCGAGTTTTGCGGCACGGGAGGTCTTTGTAAGCTCGCTGGCGGTGGTACATGGAGTTACCTATTCGGAAGAGAACGACGTGACGCTGTGCGAGACACTGCGGACGGCACGGAGCGACAGCGGCACGCTGATATACACGCCGTTAGTCGGCTTGGCGCTGATGGTGTTTTTCGTGCTGGCCTGCCAGTGCATGTCGACGGTGGCAATCGTGAGGCGTGAGACCAATTCATGGCGGTGGCCGGCCTTTATGGTGACTTATATGAGCATCTTGGCCTGGTTAGGAGCGTTCGCGACCTATCAGGGCGGGCGCCTGTTGGGATATCACTAA
- a CDS encoding glycosyltransferase family 4 protein, which translates to MSKGRILFVTRYHFLRFTGGAELQCWMLATEFARRGWDVHYVSENSKPGMPEQLDGVTLHYLPEVGYWKEGNREGIAAVISQVNPDVVYNRVFNLYTWQAMSLAPKHAVTIWAAASDADAAVLGFVKEMFRSKTIPQLLVLAPRLIHARYFARKGALAAQIRLAQHFEQQQHLKKVGIETIVLRNSFPPTDADALQKHEGRPSVFWAGSVKRWKQPELFIELARRCQDVDCEFVIAGEVFKKEYPVLLEQAAAELKNFRYAGHVPLQEIDRYFAASHVHVKTSQPLEGFPNTFVQAWQYGVPVVSLNVDPDGLLSRERLGAVVRSMDELEAKVRELLANPQLRREIGARAREFTLKEFNLHKNVDRLEELIRERHSR; encoded by the coding sequence GTGAGCAAAGGCAGAATTCTCTTCGTCACGCGCTATCACTTCCTGCGGTTCACCGGTGGCGCGGAGCTGCAGTGCTGGATGCTGGCCACCGAGTTCGCCCGCCGCGGCTGGGATGTTCACTACGTCAGCGAGAACAGCAAACCCGGAATGCCCGAACAGCTTGACGGCGTAACGCTGCACTATCTGCCGGAAGTGGGTTACTGGAAGGAAGGCAATCGCGAGGGAATCGCCGCCGTCATCTCCCAAGTCAATCCCGACGTCGTATACAACCGCGTGTTCAATCTCTACACGTGGCAAGCCATGTCGCTGGCGCCGAAACACGCCGTCACCATTTGGGCCGCAGCCTCCGATGCTGATGCGGCTGTGCTCGGCTTTGTCAAAGAAATGTTCAGGTCAAAAACCATCCCGCAGCTGCTGGTCTTGGCACCGCGCCTGATTCACGCCCGCTACTTCGCACGTAAAGGAGCATTGGCCGCACAAATCAGACTCGCGCAGCACTTCGAACAACAGCAGCACCTGAAAAAGGTTGGCATCGAAACGATTGTCCTGCGCAACAGCTTTCCGCCAACCGATGCGGACGCACTTCAAAAACATGAAGGCCGACCCTCTGTATTCTGGGCGGGATCGGTCAAACGGTGGAAACAGCCGGAACTATTTATCGAACTCGCGCGACGTTGTCAGGACGTGGACTGCGAGTTTGTCATCGCGGGCGAAGTCTTCAAGAAAGAGTATCCTGTCCTGCTCGAGCAAGCCGCGGCGGAGCTGAAAAATTTTCGTTACGCCGGACATGTTCCACTTCAGGAAATCGACCGCTATTTCGCCGCGTCGCATGTGCACGTTAAAACCAGTCAACCCCTCGAAGGCTTCCCCAACACCTTTGTGCAGGCCTGGCAATACGGCGTTCCCGTCGTCTCTCTCAATGTCGATCCCGACGGCCTACTCAGCCGCGAGCGCTTGGGTGCTGTCGTGCGTTCGATGGACGAGCTGGAGGCAAAAGTCCGTGAACTGCTGGCCAACCCGCAGCTGCGCCGTGAAATCGGTGCGCGCGCCAGAGAATTTACGCTTAAAGAATTTAACTTGCACAAGAATGTGGACCGTCTCGAAGAATTGATTCGGGAACGGCACTCCCGCTGA
- a CDS encoding oligosaccharide flippase family protein gives MTSTADHSAKPRRRTLRNTLFSLLGKAQAAVFSYIIIRLLLDVLTVEEYGLYSLLFIGVMINFSMVSQFGIPHLLTRFVPELFSSGNWRGIREIFEKVFRVQLLAGSGLLLLVYLFAPQICAWINFPHDVAILRLFSLCALFYLLSEVYHLLFSAVFRQSTVFTVTIVYNSVRLLLLGGIYFYFRSFSAVVIAEGISLVCCVLLYALSYHRTVRRNVTADGPASTGLEWPRMRKYASLAYANEIGVSLLSVATDFFLVSSMLGGVATGFYGLANRINDFALKLLPMKMLGPVIQPLFFSEYGANKEKAEFGFRMLMKATLFPTVAVAIWLVVMSKEVIIYLFDARYAEAWPVVAVMALFLPSVSLRMPLGLMMQNHERVDILIYAKTAGLLKIVAGVLLLPKYGYAVMPWITGFAVLAQNNFVYFFVKRIAKARVDFWGNLRIWLNAGAAGVILYFLKPYLSSLAGVIASTLIFGGLFIGFSMLNRGFSKEERDFINSKLPKPLWKF, from the coding sequence TTGACGAGCACTGCCGACCATAGCGCCAAACCGCGCCGCCGCACGCTGCGCAATACGCTGTTCTCGCTGTTGGGGAAGGCACAAGCGGCGGTGTTCTCCTACATCATCATCCGTCTGCTGCTGGACGTGTTGACCGTAGAGGAGTACGGGCTGTATTCGCTGCTCTTCATCGGTGTGATGATCAACTTCTCGATGGTCTCGCAGTTCGGGATTCCGCATCTGCTCACGCGCTTCGTGCCGGAGCTGTTTTCCTCAGGCAACTGGCGCGGCATTCGCGAGATATTCGAAAAAGTCTTTCGGGTTCAGCTGCTGGCGGGCAGCGGACTCCTGTTGCTGGTGTATCTGTTCGCTCCGCAGATTTGCGCGTGGATCAATTTCCCGCACGATGTTGCGATTCTACGGCTGTTCAGTCTGTGCGCGCTGTTCTATCTGCTGAGCGAGGTCTATCACCTGCTGTTCAGCGCGGTCTTCCGGCAGTCCACAGTCTTCACGGTTACGATTGTCTACAACAGCGTCCGGCTGCTCCTGCTCGGCGGCATCTATTTCTACTTCCGCAGCTTCAGCGCGGTGGTGATTGCCGAGGGGATTTCGCTGGTCTGCTGTGTGCTGCTGTATGCCTTGAGCTATCACCGGACGGTGCGCAGAAACGTGACTGCGGACGGGCCTGCTTCCACTGGCCTCGAATGGCCGCGCATGCGCAAGTATGCGTCGCTTGCCTACGCGAATGAAATCGGCGTTTCGCTGCTGTCGGTCGCCACGGACTTCTTCTTGGTGTCGAGCATGCTGGGCGGCGTGGCCACGGGTTTCTACGGATTGGCAAACCGGATTAACGATTTCGCGCTGAAGCTGCTGCCGATGAAGATGCTCGGGCCGGTGATTCAGCCGCTGTTTTTCAGCGAGTACGGGGCCAACAAGGAGAAGGCCGAGTTTGGTTTTCGGATGCTGATGAAGGCAACACTTTTTCCCACCGTGGCCGTCGCAATATGGCTGGTCGTGATGTCGAAAGAGGTCATCATCTATCTATTCGATGCGCGCTACGCCGAGGCGTGGCCGGTCGTGGCGGTGATGGCATTGTTCCTGCCGTCGGTTTCGCTGCGCATGCCGCTCGGTCTGATGATGCAGAATCACGAGCGCGTGGACATACTAATCTACGCCAAGACTGCTGGGCTGCTGAAGATTGTTGCCGGTGTGCTGCTGCTGCCCAAATACGGTTATGCGGTGATGCCGTGGATTACGGGATTTGCGGTGCTGGCACAGAACAATTTTGTATACTTCTTCGTCAAGCGCATCGCGAAAGCCCGAGTGGACTTCTGGGGCAATCTGCGTATCTGGCTGAACGCGGGCGCGGCAGGAGTCATTCTCTATTTTCTGAAGCCCTATCTGAGCAGTCTGGCCGGCGTGATTGCCAGCACACTGATTTTTGGCGGGCTGTTCATCGGATTCTCGATGCTCAATCGCGGATTCTCAAAAGAGGAGCGCGACTTTATCAACAGCAAGCTACCGAAACCACTCTGGAAATTCTAA
- a CDS encoding methyltransferase domain-containing protein, producing the protein MTSSAPQNSPVTSRDSEHKPLPKGAFKLSYDEQLALVPWPFKRYYRTLAERNGYYNRTFMQEWGNGLENEPVLEAGCGDASDLTRREKKMHFLVGIDPLPDDIKKNQGLKFKCVGVLEDLPFRDEQFAGYYSDSVYEHITDPAKCCNEAFRVLKPGGRIIINTNSVFNPFMFPNKFLSIRAREWIKRKAKIISQGTYPAPYRINTARRLKKYLREAGFTDIKIYRWGVPAMYRPKWVLFLLLCMELLAELPPFAGLKHRLMATARKPD; encoded by the coding sequence TTGACGTCTTCCGCTCCCCAGAATTCACCCGTAACAAGTCGGGATTCCGAACACAAACCGCTGCCCAAAGGAGCCTTCAAGCTCAGCTACGACGAACAGCTTGCGCTTGTGCCGTGGCCGTTCAAGAGGTATTACAGGACGCTGGCGGAGCGGAACGGATACTATAACCGCACGTTCATGCAGGAATGGGGGAATGGACTGGAGAACGAACCGGTGCTCGAGGCGGGTTGCGGGGATGCGAGTGACCTGACGCGCCGCGAAAAGAAGATGCACTTTCTGGTGGGCATCGATCCGTTGCCCGACGACATCAAGAAAAATCAGGGTCTAAAATTCAAGTGCGTCGGTGTTCTCGAAGACCTGCCCTTTCGTGATGAACAGTTCGCAGGCTACTACAGCGATTCGGTCTACGAGCATATCACCGATCCGGCCAAGTGCTGCAATGAGGCATTCCGCGTGCTGAAACCGGGCGGACGGATTATCATTAACACGAATTCCGTCTTTAACCCGTTCATGTTCCCCAACAAGTTTCTCTCGATCCGCGCTCGTGAATGGATCAAGCGCAAAGCGAAAATCATCAGTCAGGGCACCTATCCCGCGCCGTATCGCATTAATACCGCGCGCCGCTTAAAGAAATACCTGCGCGAGGCAGGCTTTACGGATATCAAAATCTATCGCTGGGGTGTGCCGGCCATGTATCGGCCCAAGTGGGTTCTATTCCTGCTTCTGTGTATGGAGTTGCTTGCTGAACTCCCGCCGTTCGCCGGTCTCAAGCACCGCCTAATGGCAACAGCACGCAAACCCGATTAG
- a CDS encoding T9SS type A sorting domain-containing protein → MSRLFLLLIFAAAAFARVTPLEEFQKPHSVWRHVPLQQRGFMPSFDEHLNQRVNTDDSGEIQNEEMICINPLDPENMVAVWRDFREGYRRIGVGYTLDGGQTWHDELFPAMYYAWQSDPVLVVDHNGVFTANMISYEAGGNGDNGMLSVSSYDGGVTWQDSVWAVLTTDESAFEDKQMLAVDNSPDSPYQGTHYVAWTRFHRNPNNGNFDSTHVHLVYKRPGQNYSTPRRISSRRSVQWTNVATGPNGEVYVSWVTYRDDGVAFSRSLDGGVTWSNETRIFEARMIQANVDPDLLVFSYMVMAVDNTDGPYRGRIYGLFTDTDAGFNQTDVYFAASSNQGASWSAPVLIHDDDTFYDVDQFHPWITVDEAGRVWCAWYDRRNDPNNLLMDVYFTVSEDGGATWWPNERISDVSSHPGAGTLDAGVIGEYIGWHAVHGKAVCAWTDTRLGNQDVFVAVIDSLFQSGAANPVTLLPSSLLLSAYPNPFNGTTTLSYSLAHAADVSLTVFNTLGQAVVEQSLGRHTSGEHRHAIELTQPSGVYFAKITAGRQSAVAKLLLMK, encoded by the coding sequence ATGTCACGCCTCTTCCTACTCCTCATATTCGCCGCCGCCGCATTCGCACGGGTAACCCCGCTGGAAGAATTTCAAAAGCCGCATTCGGTGTGGCGGCACGTTCCGCTGCAGCAGCGCGGCTTCATGCCTTCGTTCGACGAGCATCTCAATCAACGCGTGAATACAGACGACTCGGGCGAGATTCAGAATGAAGAGATGATTTGTATCAATCCGCTCGATCCGGAAAATATGGTGGCAGTCTGGCGCGATTTCCGCGAGGGCTATCGCCGGATTGGAGTCGGGTATACTCTTGACGGCGGGCAAACGTGGCATGACGAGCTATTCCCCGCGATGTATTACGCGTGGCAGAGTGATCCCGTGCTGGTCGTGGATCACAACGGTGTGTTCACCGCCAACATGATCTCCTATGAAGCGGGCGGGAACGGAGATAACGGAATGCTCTCGGTATCGTCTTATGACGGCGGCGTGACGTGGCAGGACTCGGTGTGGGCGGTGTTGACAACGGACGAATCGGCATTCGAAGACAAGCAGATGCTGGCCGTGGATAATTCGCCGGACTCTCCCTATCAGGGGACGCACTATGTTGCATGGACGCGCTTTCACCGGAATCCGAATAACGGAAATTTCGATTCGACGCACGTGCACTTGGTCTATAAACGGCCCGGTCAGAATTACAGCACACCACGACGCATCTCGTCGCGCCGTTCGGTGCAATGGACCAATGTGGCTACGGGACCGAACGGGGAAGTTTACGTGAGTTGGGTGACATATCGCGACGACGGCGTCGCGTTCTCGCGCTCGCTGGACGGCGGAGTCACGTGGTCAAATGAGACGCGCATTTTCGAGGCGCGCATGATTCAGGCCAATGTGGACCCGGACTTGCTCGTGTTTTCCTACATGGTGATGGCAGTGGATAATACGGACGGACCATATCGCGGCAGGATTTACGGACTATTTACCGATACCGACGCCGGATTCAATCAGACGGATGTCTATTTCGCTGCCAGCTCTAATCAGGGTGCGAGCTGGAGCGCGCCCGTGCTCATTCACGACGACGACACGTTCTACGACGTGGATCAGTTTCATCCGTGGATAACCGTTGACGAGGCGGGCCGCGTGTGGTGCGCGTGGTATGATCGCCGCAACGATCCGAACAATCTGCTGATGGATGTCTATTTCACGGTTTCGGAAGACGGCGGCGCGACGTGGTGGCCCAACGAACGGATCAGTGACGTCTCGAGTCATCCCGGCGCGGGCACGCTGGACGCAGGAGTGATCGGCGAATACATCGGTTGGCACGCGGTGCACGGCAAGGCAGTTTGCGCGTGGACGGACACACGCTTGGGAAATCAGGATGTTTTTGTCGCTGTAATTGATTCGTTGTTTCAGTCCGGTGCCGCCAATCCAGTCACGCTCTTACCTTCCTCGCTTCTTCTGAGCGCATATCCGAATCCGTTCAACGGGACCACGACGCTCAGCTATTCACTGGCGCACGCCGCCGATGTTTCGCTGACCGTCTTTAACACCCTCGGCCAAGCGGTAGTGGAGCAATCACTCGGGCGTCATACGTCGGGCGAGCACAGACACGCGATTGAATTGACTCAACCCAGCGGCGTCTACTTTGCGAAGATTACCGCAGGCAGGCAGAGTGCAGTAGCTAAGTTGCTGTTGATGAAGTAG
- a CDS encoding ChaN family lipoprotein, with protein sequence MRFILLCTLSLLLFVSCAELKHTPPQINPALRDELQSYLDTHKLAPVDYVINKFMERDVVILGEFHRVKQNVELVQELIPRLYGRGIRVLATEFARREDQPLIDSLLTAREYSESLARQITFNQFAFWGFQEYVDIFRAAWELNHSLPESLPKFRILGMNDSPDWSYIQTEADRDDAEKKRKVWQGGGEHLWAKVVTEAVAGGEKVLVYCGIHHGFTSYQQPIVEDGEFIRFETERMGNFVKRELGERVMTVYLHAIWPPRTGYGGIYVYAADGVIDALFRELGQSYYPVAFDLQDTPFGRLGGETSVYSQGYERFTISQFADGWIFQCPIAQYHGVTPIENFINGTNYERAKAQSPNPSLRKLTISELNKAIAQDAKMAWWLGRYE encoded by the coding sequence ATGCGTTTCATCCTTCTCTGCACGCTTTCGCTCCTCCTTTTCGTCTCCTGCGCCGAGCTAAAACACACGCCGCCGCAGATTAATCCGGCATTGCGCGATGAACTGCAGAGCTATCTGGACACGCACAAGCTCGCACCTGTTGACTACGTGATCAACAAGTTCATGGAACGCGACGTGGTGATTCTGGGCGAGTTTCATCGGGTGAAACAGAACGTGGAACTGGTTCAGGAATTGATACCGCGACTCTACGGTCGCGGAATTCGTGTGTTGGCGACTGAGTTTGCGCGTCGGGAGGATCAGCCCTTGATTGACAGCCTGCTCACTGCCCGCGAGTATAGCGAATCTTTGGCGCGGCAGATAACTTTTAATCAGTTCGCCTTCTGGGGTTTTCAGGAGTATGTGGATATTTTCAGAGCGGCGTGGGAGTTGAATCACTCGTTACCCGAATCGCTGCCGAAGTTCCGGATTCTCGGAATGAACGATTCACCGGATTGGAGCTATATTCAGACGGAGGCGGATCGCGACGACGCCGAGAAGAAACGAAAAGTCTGGCAGGGTGGCGGTGAGCATCTGTGGGCGAAAGTCGTCACCGAGGCGGTTGCGGGGGGCGAGAAGGTGCTGGTCTACTGCGGCATTCATCACGGCTTCACAAGCTACCAGCAGCCGATTGTTGAGGACGGAGAATTCATACGTTTTGAAACCGAACGGATGGGCAACTTTGTCAAGCGCGAGCTCGGTGAGCGCGTGATGACCGTCTATCTGCATGCGATCTGGCCACCGCGCACGGGCTACGGCGGCATCTACGTCTATGCGGCGGACGGAGTCATCGATGCGCTGTTCCGGGAACTTGGGCAGTCCTACTATCCCGTCGCGTTCGATTTGCAGGATACTCCTTTCGGCAGACTCGGCGGCGAGACGTCGGTCTATAGTCAAGGCTACGAGCGATTTACAATCTCGCAGTTTGCCGACGGCTGGATTTTTCAATGTCCGATTGCGCAGTATCACGGCGTGACACCGATTGAGAATTTCATCAACGGAACAAACTACGAACGCGCCAAAGCGCAGTCGCCCAACCCGAGCCTGCGCAAACTTACGATCTCTGAACTCAACAAAGCCATCGCGCAGGACGCTAAGATGGCCTGGTGGCTGGGACGATACGAGTAA
- a CDS encoding outer membrane beta-barrel protein yields the protein MGIQRFFLGVMALAVLVLSATSADAHVMKKTWILQGNAAFSSSSGDLYGDDALTVISLAPTAHYTFMDKLALGGKLDLTSRSHGDVSNTSMMIGPSARYFFGKDKDPHTGSFNPYLGAAVLLRSMSFDDGNPATNEESQSGSAIQLAGGLAFYLSNTFAITPELSFNLESMEGESGTTIMLGIGLAGFLPQD from the coding sequence ATGGGAATCCAAAGATTCTTTCTGGGAGTAATGGCGCTCGCGGTGCTGGTATTAAGCGCTACATCGGCAGACGCGCACGTGATGAAGAAGACGTGGATATTGCAAGGGAATGCCGCATTTTCAAGTTCGAGTGGCGACCTCTACGGCGATGATGCTCTAACAGTCATCTCCTTGGCGCCGACCGCTCACTACACCTTCATGGACAAACTTGCTCTTGGCGGCAAACTGGATCTCACGTCGAGAAGTCACGGCGATGTCAGCAACACTTCAATGATGATCGGGCCGTCCGCGCGCTACTTCTTCGGCAAGGACAAGGACCCGCATACAGGAAGCTTCAATCCGTATCTCGGAGCCGCTGTTCTGTTGCGCTCGATGTCGTTTGACGATGGAAACCCGGCCACGAACGAAGAGTCCCAGAGCGGCTCGGCCATTCAGTTGGCGGGAGGACTGGCGTTCTATTTGAGCAACACCTTTGCCATCACACCGGAACTCTCATTCAATTTGGAAAGCATGGAAGGAGAGTCCGGAACCACCATCATGCTGGGAATCGGCTTGGCCGGATTTCTTCCGCAGGATTAG
- a CDS encoding pirin family protein has protein sequence MIRVRKATDRGYANHGWLETYHTFSFASYVDREHVHFRSLRVINDDKVASHTGFGTHPHDNMEIITYVMEGELTHKDSMGNEGAIRAGEFQMMHAGTGILHSEQNKSSERTHLYQIWIFPDQKGRTPGYDQRPALNGDSANKLNLIVSPDGRNGTMQIYQDASLFLGKLDQGKTLDYAIADTRHAWVQVTKGQLSVNGIELSAGDGAAVSDETALAFVGGQGGGEWLLFDLA, from the coding sequence ATGATTCGGGTTCGAAAAGCAACCGACAGAGGCTATGCAAATCACGGCTGGCTCGAAACTTACCACACCTTCAGCTTTGCGAGCTACGTGGACCGCGAACACGTCCATTTCCGTAGCCTGCGGGTCATCAATGATGACAAAGTGGCCTCGCACACGGGTTTCGGGACCCATCCGCATGACAATATGGAGATTATCACCTATGTCATGGAAGGCGAGTTGACTCACAAGGACAGCATGGGCAATGAGGGTGCGATTCGTGCAGGTGAATTTCAGATGATGCACGCAGGGACCGGGATTCTGCATAGCGAGCAGAACAAGTCCTCGGAGCGCACCCACCTCTATCAAATCTGGATCTTCCCGGACCAGAAGGGGCGTACGCCCGGTTACGACCAGCGGCCCGCGCTGAACGGCGACTCGGCAAATAAGCTCAATCTGATTGTCTCGCCGGACGGCCGCAACGGGACGATGCAGATCTACCAGGATGCGAGTCTGTTCTTAGGCAAACTTGATCAGGGCAAGACCCTCGACTATGCGATTGCGGATACGCGCCACGCATGGGTGCAAGTGACGAAGGGACAGCTCTCCGTCAATGGCATCGAGCTTTCCGCCGGAGACGGCGCGGCGGTTTCAGACGAAACGGCACTCGCGTTCGTCGGCGGACAAGGGGGAGGCGAGTGGCTGTTGTTTGACTTAGCGTGA